The Geoalkalibacter subterraneus genome contains the following window.
GAACAGGATGGTGCCGTTTTCGCCGAACTCAGGGGTTTTGGTGACCATCAGGAACACCGAGGAGACTGTTTTCATCCCCGGGGCAGTGCCGATCACCTGGAAGGCGGCACGCAGAACATCACCGGTCGTGTTGTAGGCTCCGGCGACAGCTCCCCCGGCGTCACCCTTGCGCACCATCATCGCGCCGAAATAGAGGTTGTCGTCGCCGGTCAGCAGCTTACGGGCCTCTTCATCGGTTAACCCTTTTTTCTTGCGCAATTCGACCAGTTCCGCCACATAACCATCAAGCTTGTCCGAGGTCTTGGGGTTTTCCAGGGTGACGCCATCGAGAGTGCAACCCAGTTCAGAGGCTTTACTCTGCAGTGCATCCGGGTCGCCTAGCAGCACGACCCTGGCCAGTCCGTCCTTGACAATGCGGCCAGCAGCCTGCACCATGCGATCGTCATACCCTTCGGGCAGGACCACCGTCTGCAGACTCTGTCGCGCTTTTTCCTTGATCTGATCCACCAGGTGCATAGAATCTCCTCCTCCAAAACAAAGTTTTAAATCGGTGCATGAAGTTATACCCGATGCCTCGGAGGCGGTCAACCCCATGCCGCCCTTCGCCAGACTAATCCATACCGGTGAAATTTTCTACCCCGGACTGGTGATGATCTGCCGGATTCGGGTATAATCGAATGCTGCTTGTTATTTTATCAACCACGAACCGGTTTTCATGAATTTTCGCAGTCGAAAAATATCTTTTCTCTGGTGGTCCATTCCCCTGTCAATCGCGCTGCATCTGCTGCTTCTGCTGCTGATACCGGAGAAAACTCTGCTACCGACTCCAGACCGGGACGAACCGGTCATGGTCGAAGTGCGCCCCCCTCTGGAAGAAACCCGCCCCCGCGAACTCGACATCCCGCCGCAGCCGGAGCCGCCCGAGCCGCGGGAAGAGCCGGCAAAGCGGCTGGGACCCCAGGACATGGAGGTTGAAGAGGAAACCGCTCCAAAGGGTGAGGATACGGACGATATGGCGCCGACAGCCCCTCCGGCTCCTTCCCCACCCCGACCGGCTCCAAAACCTGAGCCCCAGAAACCTGAGCAAAAACCGGAGAAGAAAGAAACCGCAGAAGCGGCTGCGCCGGTTGAGCGTCCTGCTGAGAAGCACGAAGCGGAGTTGGCACCGCCGGCCGTCGATGAACCCGCGTCCGAAAAAGCGGCTACAGCAGCCCCCGACCAGCCGATGCCGAAACTGGACGACCTGCTCGACCTGCCGCAGAGCACCGCCAGTCGTATTACGGGAGAAGAGCGCCGCAAGAGACGGCCTGACGTTGCAGAGGGCGATGCCATCTGGCTGGACACCGAGAAGGATCTGCTCATCTCCTTCTTCCAGCGTTTCAAAGCCAACATTTACGGGGTTTGGAATTATCCCGTCAAGGCGGCGGAGCGTGGCGAACAGGGCACCAGCCTGCTGCGCATCACGGTGCGTCGAGACGGCAGCGTGGAAAGCGTCAAGCTGGTGGAGTCGTCCGGCTCGAACACCCTTGATCGCGAAGCGATTCGCGCCGTCTGGACGGGAGCCTCCTATGGCCCCCTGCCCCGCGCTTACGAGGAAGAAACGCTGACCATCTTCGCTTTTTTTCAGTACACCCTGGGCGGCCGCCCCTTTGTGCATGGCGGCAGATAGAGTGTAGAGCCTCTCCAGCGGCTAGGGTTGCCACCGCAAACGGGGGCGGCGAGCGGCTCTCGTTTCATCGAGACGGCCAAGGCGCGTCAGACGCGGCGCGTCTTTGAGCAACCCCGGATCTTCGCTTGCCTCACGCGCGATCGCTTCCATCGCCTCGCAAAACTCATCAAGGGTTTCCTGACTTTCACTCTCCGTCGGCTCGATCATGATGGCGCCGCTGACCACCAGCGGAAAATAGATGGTCGGCGGATGGAAGCCGTAGTCGATGAGGCGCTTGGCCAGATCAAGGGTTTTGCACCCGCCGCCGAGGTTCCTGTCGGAAAAGACGACCTCATGCAGACTGCGGGCCACATAAGGCAGATGGTAGCTGCTCTCCAGCCGGGCACGCACATAGTTGGCGTTGAGCACCGCCATCTCGGCCGTGCGACGCAGCCCTTCCGCGCCCATGGCACGAATGTAGGTCCAGGCCCGCACCAGCACGCCGAAATGGCCGTAAAATCCCTTCATCCGCCCGATGGAGTGCGGGCGATCCCAATCGAGAAAATACCCCTCCGCGGTGCGGTCTACCACCGGCACGGGCAGAAAAGGTTCGAGTTCGGCACTGACCCCGACAGGGCCCGCCCCGGGGCCGCCACCGCCATGAGGCGTTGAAAAGGTCTTATGCAGGTTGAAGTGCATCACATCGATGCCCATGTCGCCGGGCCGGGCGATTCCCAGCAGGGCATTGAGGTTGGCGCCGTCACAGTAAACCAGTCCGCCGCGTTCATGCACCACACGGCAGACATCGGCGATGTAGGTTTCAAACAACCCCAGCGTATTGGGGTTGGTAATCATCAGCGCCGCCACCCCGTCATCCATCAGGCCTTCGATGGTTTCCACCGTTACCACACCGTTTTCGGAAGGCACCGGCACCACCTCATAACCACACAGAGCGGCCGTTGCCGGGTTGGTGCCGTGGGCGGTGTCGGGGATCAGCACCTTGTTCCGCTGAGCGCCCCGCGCCTGCTGCCAGGCGCGGACCATGAGCATGCCGGCCAGTTCGCCATGCGCCCCGGCTCCGGGTTGCAGAGTGATGCCGTCAAACCCCGAAATCTCCTTAAGATCCTCCTGCAGTTCATACATCAGCGCCAGCGCGCCCTGTGCCAGTTTCTGCGGGGTATGGGGATGCAGATCCGCAAAACCGGGCAGGCGGCAGGCAACCTCATTGACTTTGGGATTGTACTTCATGGTGCAGCTGCCCAGCGGATAAAATCCCGAATCCACCCCGTAGTTCCAGGAGGAAAGGCGGGTGAAGTGGCGCGCCACATCAATCTCCGACAACTCCGGGAAGCCGGGGATGTCATCGCGCACCAAGGCTTCTGGCGGTTCGGCCGATGGAACGTCGAGGGGTGGCAGGTCATAGCCGCAGCGCCCGGGGCGCGAATGTTCAAACAGCAGCTTCTCGTTCAGCGACAGTCCTCTGGTCCCAACCCGGTTCATGCCTCACCTCCAGACAGAGCCTCTACAAAGGCATCGATATCCTCGCGACAGTTGCGTTCGGTGACGCACACCAGAAAACGGTTCGACATATCGGGGAACCACGGCGACAGGGCAACGCCACCCAGGATGTCACGCTCCTGCAGTTTCTGGAGAATCCCCTCGGCGGCCCTGGGCCCTTCGACAACAAACTCATTGAACACCGGAGCGTTGAAAGGGAGCGAGTAGCCGTCAACGGCGGCAATTCTCTCCCGTGCGTAGCAGGCCTTGGAATAATTGTGCCGGGCCAGCTCGGGCAGCCCCTGGCGCCCCAGCAGGGCAAGGTAGATGGTCGCAGCCAGGGCGCACAACCCCTGGTTGGAGCAGATGTTGGATGTGGCTTTTTCCCGGCGGATGTGCTGCTCCCGAGTCGCCAGGGTCAGCACGAATCCACGCCGCCCTTCCGTGTCGACGGTTTCGCCGACCAGACGCCCGGGCAGATTGCGCACATCGGACTCGCGCGCTGCGAAAAACCCCAGATAGGGACCGCCATAGGAAAGGGGCAATCCGAAACTCTGCCCTTCACCCACGACGATATCGGCGCCCAATTCACCCGGAGATTTGAACAGCCCCAGGGACAAGGGTTCCTGTACCGCGACGACGAGGCGGGCATCATGTTCGTGCGCCAAGCGGGAAACGGTCGCGAGATCCTCCATCACTCCGAAAAAATTGGGGTAGCCGACAACCACCGCCGCACACTCTTCGTCCAGCAATCGCGACAGCGCATCCGGGTCAAAAGCGCCATCTTCACCGAAGGGCAGATCGACCCACTCCATGTCGAGATAACGTCCGTAGGTACGGATCGTTTCCAGGTAGTCAGGGTGCAGGGCACGGGACAGAATCACCTTGCGCCTTCGCGTAACGCGGCACGCCATCAGCACCGCTTCCGCACAGCTCGAGGCACCGTCATACATGGAGGCGTTGGCAACCCCCATGCCGGTCAACTGGCAGATCAGGGTCTGGAATTCGAAAATCGCCTGCAGAGTTCCCTGGCTGATTTCGGGCTGGTAGGGAGTATAGGCGGTATAAAACTCGCTGCGGCTCAACAGGTGATCCACCACCGCAGGGATGAAATGGTCATAGGCGCCGGCGCCAAGAAAGGCCCGGTAGGTGCCGCCCGCACCATTGCAGCGCGCTATTCTGGCAAGTTCGGCGAGCAGATCGGATTCCGCCCTGGCTGCCGGAAGATTGAGGGGAGCATCATGGCGCAGTGACGATGGAACCTCTTCAAAAAGGCTCTCCAGCGTATCAACGCCGATGGCATCGAGCATCCGCAGAACATCTTCTTCGTTATGGGGGATATAGCGCATGAACAAATCCTCCCTGGAGTTGAAAAGCACCTACAGGAGCCGTCGCACAGATGTGAACCTTTTATGCTGAAAACGCTATTCTTCCTCGATCAGCTCACGGTAGGCGGCGGCGTCCAACAGCTCATCAAGCTCCTCGGGCTCGCTGTAGCGGATCTTGACCATCCAGCCGTCTTCGTAGGGAGAGGTATTGAGGACTTCCGGTTCGTCGGGCAACTCCTCGTTGACTTCCACCACCTCCCCTGTCACCGGGGAATATATATCGGACACGGCTTTAACGGATTCCACCACCCCGAAAGCCTTGCCCGCCTCAACCCGCGCGCCGACCTCCGGAAGTTCGACAAAAACGATATCGCCCAGAGAGTCCTGGGCAAAGTCCGTGATGCCAACGGAAACGACGTCATCCTCAACCAGCACCCATTCATGTTCCTCGGTGTACTTGAGTTCCTCGGGAAAATCCATGTCCCTGCCTCCTGAAAATTAATTTTTCGCAACAACCGTCCCCGGTCAGGAACGGAAAAACGGGGGTTTGACAACTTGCGCCGCAACACGGCGCCCACGGATTTCAATATAAACGTCCGTACCGGGCAGCAGCGGAGCATGCTCAATAAGGGCCAGGGCGATCCCCTCGCGCAGAGAGGGAGAAAGCGTGCCGCTGGTCACGTGACCGATGCGCCGATCACGGTGAAAAACCGCATAACCGGCACGAGGGACTCCGGCCTCGGTCATCTGCAGGCCAATCAATCTCCGGGGCGGTCCCTGGTTCTTGATACGAGCCAGAGCGGCGCGGCCGATAAAATCACCCTTGTCCAATTTGACGATCCACCCCAGCCGTGCTTCGAGAGGGCTGATGTCCGGACTCAGCTCATGGCCGTAGAGAGCAAATCCCGCCTCAAGACGCAGCGTATCGCGCGCTCCGAGACCGGCCGGCAGTAGTCCATCGGGTTTCCCCGCCTCCAGGAGTGCCTGCCAGACCGGCTCGACCTGATCAGGGGCCAGATAAAGCTCGAAGCCGTCCTCCCCCGTATAGCCGGTGCGCGAGATGATCATCGGCACGTCAGCCACCAGGCCCTCGTGAAAATGGTAGTAGGCGATTTTATCCAGTTGAGTCTGGGTAAGGCGGGATAATATGCCCTCCGCGGCAGGTCCCTGCAGGGCGAGCTGCGCAAATTCGTCGCTGCGGTTATGGCAGAAAACCTGAACGTAGCCGCTGTCTGTGCGGGCCTGCTCGATCCAGGCAAAGTCTTTGTCAATGTTGGCGGCGTTGACGCACAGCAGGAAATGGTCGTGGTCGAAACGGTAGAGGGTAAGATCGTCCACGGTACCGCCGTGGGGATAGCACATGGCGGTATACTGCACCTGGCCGTTTTGCAGCAGACTCACATCGTTGACGGTCAGATCCTGCAGAAAGTCCAGGGCGTCGGCACCTTTGACTTCAATTTCGCCCATGTGGGAGACATCGAACAGACCGGCAGCATTGCGAACGGCCAGATGCTCGTCGATTACTCCGGAATAGCGCACGGGCATCAGCCATCCGCCGAATTCGACCATGCGCGCGCCAAGCGATTGATGGATTTCATGGAGAGGAGAATGTTTCAACATGGCACCTCCCTGCCTGTCAAAAATACTGCGTTCAAACAAGCCTAACAAAGAATCTCTGAAATCCTATCCTCGCACCCCAGTGTCATCAGATGCACACCCTGACAATGCCGGCGGGCCAGCCTCACCGTTTCACGGGCAATGCGCACCCCTTCTTCCAGCGGATCGGCCGCGCCATCCAGGCGGTCGATCAAATGCTCCGGCACCCGCACCCCGGGCACATGCTCGTGGACAAAGCGGGCCATGCGGGCATTTTTCAACAACAGAACCCCGAGCAGTACCGGAACGCGCAGAGGGGCGGCCTGCTCCATAAAGCGTGTCAGGGGGGCCTCGCAGAAAACGGCCTGGGTCTGAAAGAACCGCGCCCCGGCCTCGACTTTCTTACGGAACTTCTGGAACATCAGCTCGAAGGGCTCAGCCTGCGGGCTGACAGCCGCGCCACCGAAAAAAGCCGGTGAGCCGGCCAGGGGCCTGCCGGCCAGGTCCTGCCCGGCGGTCAGTCTGTCCGCGGCCTGGAGCAGCTGCACCGAGTCCAGATCGAACACCCCGCGCGCATGGGGATGATCGCCGAAGCGGGGATGATCCCCGGAGAGCAGCAGCAGATTTTTGATGCCGAAGGCGGCCGCTCCAAGCAGGTCGGATTGCAGTGCCATGCGGTTGCGATCGCGGCAGGTCATCTGCAGGACGGGTTCAACGCCGCCCTGGTGAAGCAGCGCCGCCACCACCAGAGGCGCCATGCGCATATTGGCCCCTTGATTATCCGTCACATTGACGGCAACCACTTCAGGAGGAAAACAGGCCGCGGTTGCAAGCACACCGTCGAGATCCACCCCTTTGGGCGGAGCGACTTCAGCCGTGACCACGAACTCCCCGGCGATGAGTTTTTCGGCAAGTTTGGACATGACTATCGAATCTTGTGTCTTCCGGGCTGATGGCGGTGGCCCCAGTCCTTGGCAGGGACCACCCGTGCAAAGACACCTTTGCGCCCCTGTCGCGAGAGTCGCTCATAAATCAGCATCCAGGCACAATCAAGGTCGCGGTCTGACTCACATTTGCCTTCTTCCATACCGCCGCAGGGGCCATTGAGAAGTCCCTTGGCGCAATTGGTGACGGGGCAGATGCCGGCGGTTTCATTGAGAATGCAATCACCACACAGGGAGCACTTCTCTTCGTACTGGCCGAGGCGGCGAACATTGCCGAGAAACAAAGAATCCAGGGCGCCGATGACCCGCTTTTCGGTGTGACTCGAAATTGACTGGATCCCCGCGCCGCAGGTCATGACCATCAAGGCATCGGCCTCTCCAACGGCGCTCCTGTTATGTCGCAGATCACGACCGGCCCGCATGATATGGCAGGCCTCGTCGATCACGACACTGCCGGTGACCTCCCTACCGGTGGAAACCAGCCATTCCTGCATCTGGGAAACCTCTTCCTCGCCGCCGGATTTGCACACGGTAGCGCAGGCGCCACACCCCACCAGAAACACCTTATGCTTGCCTTCCAGGTGACGCAGCAGATCCTCTTTGTCTTTTTGCCTGCTGATGATCATGACATTATTCCTCACAGGGCCGGCAAAGAAAAAAGCGCCCGCCGATCCCAAAGGAATCGTGGACGCTCTATTTTTCCCAGCTACTTGCCGCAGCCACATCCGGAGGCGCGCCGTTTGGCGCTTTCCAGGGTATTCTGCAGCAGCATGGCAATGGTCATGGGTCCCACCCCGCCGGGCACCGGCGTAATGGCGGCGGCCTTTTCAGAGGCCGCGGCGAACTCCACATCACCCACCAGTTTTTTCTCGCCCACGCGGTTGATGCCGACATCGATCACCGTGGCGCCGGGCTTGATCCATTCTCCCTTGATCATCTCAGGGCGGCCCACCGCTGCAATCACTACATCCGCCGCTCTGACCCGCTGGGCCAGGTCGCGGGTGCGGGAATGGCAGATGGTCACGGTCGCGTGCTGGGCCAGGCACATCAGGGCTACTGGTTTGCCCACGATATTGGAGCGGCCGACCACGACAACATCCGCGCCGGTCAGGTTGACGCCGGCGTGCTCGAGCATCTTCATCACGCCATAGGGCGTGCAGGGTTTAAACAGGGGATTTCCGGTCGCGAGACGCCCCACATTGTAGGGATGAAACCCGTCAACGTCCTTTTTCGGGGAAATCGCCTCCAGCACCTTGCTCTCATCGATATGACCGGGAAGAGGCAACTGCACCAGGATGCCGTCGATGCGCTCATCGGCATTGAGTTGGGCCACAAGTTCCAGCAGCTGCTCTTCACTGGTTTCCGCCGGCAGCTTGTGTTCATCGGAAAAAATTCCCGCTTCGGCACAGGCCTTTTCCTTCATGGTGACATAAACCCGGCTGGCCGGATCATCCCCCACCAGCACCACCGCCAGGCCGGGAGTCACATCACATTTTTTCAGCTCTGCCGTTTCGTCCTTGATCCGGGCCCGGATTCCCTTCGCAATCGCCTTACCGTCAATAATTTGAGCCACGCCTGTCATACCTCCTGAAATCGGATTGGAATCTATCGAATAAGGATACCAAACTATACGCAACGGCAGCGGGAAAGTAAAGACGGCCGTACGGTCCGCAAAAGGTCGAAAACGCAAAAGACCCCGGAGCCGGCCGGGGTCTTTTGCGTTGCATCGTTGATCGAAATGGATTTACTCGTTTGCAGCCTTCGGGCAGGACGCGCAACCGCCGCTGTCGCCGCTCGCTGCCGCGCAGGCAGCCGGAGCTTTTTCCTGCGCCGAGCCATAGCCCTGCTGGTACCAGCCGCCCCCCTTGAGAGTGAAGGCAGTCTGCGAGATCAGTTTGGTCACCGGACCGTCGCCACAGAGTTTGCAGTCGCTCAGGGGAGCATCGGAAAATTTCTGCCGGGCTTCGAAAACCTGGCCACAGGCATCGCACTGATATTCGTACATCGGCATATTTAAACACCTCCATTAGGTCAGAAATCGCGCTTAATTTAATCCCGGGGATCCGCTATGTCAAGGCACAGTGGGAAAAAAGTGACCGACTCCTATTTCAGCCGTTCAAACGCAGCGGCCGCGTCAACGCCGCGAATCAAAAGTCGCTTATGTCTGGACTTGTCGCCGGAAACCAACGCCACATCCGATTTAGGCACCCCGAAAAGCTTGGCAAGAAACTCGCGGCAGCGCCGATTGGCCGCCCCTTCCACCGGCGGTGCGGTCAGCCGCACGCGAAGGGCATCGCCATGCATGCCGACCACCTCGTCGCGGCTGGCGCGCGGCTGCACATAGACAGCCACAATGACACCTTCCTGAGTTTCAGTCAGTGCCGAATTCATCACTTTCTTCGTCTTCTTTCTTCGGGTTGCTTCGGGTATGCTCCTCCCCCTCGACCAATTCTTCCAGAGAGGATGCCGACTGCAATGCATCTTGTGCAGCCTCGCTGCGACTCAACGGCAGGAGGTCAAGATCGAGCAGCCGCAGATGGCTTTCAACCAGGGCGCGTACGCCGGATTCAAAAGAGACCTTCTGGCGCTTAAGTTCCTGGACCTCGTTGATCAGCCCGATGCGCCGGTTTTCTGCCTCCCGCACAATCTGCTCCGCCCTTATCTGGGCGTCCGCGATAATCACTTCGACTTCCTTGCGCGCGTTGTCGCGCAGTTCGTCGGTGACTTTCTGCGCCGTAATCAAGGTCTGTTTGAGAGTCGATTCGCGCTCGCGCATCTGCGCCAGCTCTTCCTGGGCACGTGCCAACTCCTCGCGCGTCTGTTGCTGTTGCAGGTGGAGTCGTTCAAGGTCGTCGGCCACCAGTTCAAGAAAACGGTCGACGGCAGCCTTGTCATACCCCAGAAGCTGAGATTTGAATTGATGCTGCTGGATGTCTATGGGCGTAATGGCCATGAAAGCTCCGCTAAAAGCCTCGCGTCATGCCGATGGCTAAAGAATTCAGCAGGGCGGAAACCAGATAGAGGCCGAAAATCAGAACAATGGGAGAAAGGTCAAAACCTCCCATCTGCACCGGGAGTACGCGGCGGATCCGATCAAGCAAAGGATCTGTCGCATTGCGCAGAAAACGCACAATCGGGTTGTAGGGATCGGGATTGACCCATGAGATCAGGGCGCTGGCAATCACAATGTAAATATAGAGGGTGATTCCCAGGTTGATGATTCTTATGACCGCGGCGAACAGGCTCCCCAGAATATCCATGTTTTTAAAGTCCTTTCATACCAACACGCCGAAACGTGAAATCAGTTTGCAAGACAACGAAACTCTTTTTAATTTGAAAGCCTTTTATACCGAAATCCTTAAATTCATGTCAAACGATTTACCCATTTCAACCAAAACTTTGCTACAGTCGAAAACCTGCTCCACACCAGCACTTAGCAGCATCACAGGTTTGACAACAGGCTATGGAGTCACGTAAATTATCGTGCATTGCAATCAACCATTCCCACGCCTTGGGATATTAACTGTCAACATATCCGGATCGGACCGCGCCTATGATTCGCACCAACAATCTCAAAGTCAAAACATTTACTCCCATCGTTTCTCCTTCGGACCTCAAGCAGGTGTTTCCATTGTCGGAGAAAGCCGCCCAGTTCGTGGCCGCCTCCCGCCAGCAGGTGCTTGACATCATTCACCAGCGCGACCGCCGCCTGATGGTTGTGGTGGGGCCCTGCTCCATTCACGACCCACGCGCCGCCATCGAGTATGCGGAGCGACTGGCCGGCCTGCACCGGGAACTATCCGATGATCTGCTGCTGGTCATGCGGGTTTATTTCGAGAAGCCGCGCACCACCATCGGCTGGAAAGGGCTGATCAATGACCCGGACCTCAACGGCACGCACCAGATATCCAAAGGCCTCGGCGTCGCCCGGCGGCTGCTGAGCTCCATCACCGACCTCGAACTGCCGGTGGCCGGCGAGATGCTCGACCCCATCACCCCCCATTACCTGGCCGATCTGGTGAGCTGGGGAGCGATCGGGGCGCGCACCACCGAATCCCAGACCCATCGTGAAATGTCGAGCGGACTTTCCTTCCCCATCGGGTTCAAAAACGGAACCGACGGCAACCTGCAGATCGCCCTCGATGCCATGGCGGCGGCGCGTCATTCCCACAGCTTTCTCGGCATCAACAACGAGGGGCGCAGTTCCATCGTGCATACCATCGGCAATCCCGACACCCATATTGTATTGCGCGGCGGCAATGACAAACCCAATTATTCGGCACAGGACATTGCCCGGGTGGAAGAACTGCTGACCCGCAACGATCTGAATCAGGCGATCATGGTCGACTGCAGCCACGCCAATTCCCGCAAGAATCATGACCTGCAGGAGCAGGTCATGCTCGACGTGATCGACCAGATCAAGAACGGCAACCGTTCAATCTGCGCCCTGATGATCGAGAGCAACATTCACGCCGGCAACCAGCCCATGAAACAGACCCTCAGCGAATTGCAGTACGGCGTCTCCATCACCGATAAATGCGTGGACTGGGAAACGACCGAACGCATGCTGCGGCACGCGGCGCAGCAACTGCGCGAACATGGCGGCCGACGCATCAGCTGATTGGTAACCATTCTCGCCAATTTCAGAAGTTCAAATTAAAAAAGACCCCCGCTCTGCGTGCTTTTCGCATCGGGGTTCTTTTCCAACCCCCTCCTCACCAGGCCCAATACCGGCGGCAACACTCCTGCTTTAAACAACAACTCACCTTCCGCCTCGATTCTACAGCCCTTCCACTTGTCAAGCATTCTTAACCTCGACCAATATTGGGCTTGAAAATTGCAGAACTGTTTCGTACAACCCAGCACAAAAAGAAGTCAAAAGAAGACGATTTCTCTTTACAATGCCCTCTGAGCAGGACTATCATTTAAAGAAACTAATCAACAGAAGATGAAGATCACACGCGATGGATAATGCCATTCTCATTGTCGACGACTCCAAGGTCGGACGGCAGCATATTCTCGAAATCCTCCAGCAGAACTCCCTGTTCAATCGCTATTTTGAGGCTGGTGACGGCCTGGAGGGTTTTAAAAAGGTTGTTGCGCAACCGGTGGATGTTGTGCTGTGCGATGTGGATATGCCCGGCATCGACGGCTTCAAATTCCTCGCTATGGTGAAAACCCGCGAGGAGCTGCGGGACATCCCGGTGATCATGCTTACCGGCAAAGAAAACCGGGAAGATAAAATCCGCGGTCTTGAGCTGGGGGCCAGCGATTATGTCACCAAACCTTTTGACCCAGGCGAACTGGTCGCCCGCGTCAAAGTGCAGCTCAAGGTCAAATCCCTGCAGGACAGCCTCAAGGAAAGCAATCAACTGCTGCTTGAACTTTCCAACACCGACCCTCTGACGCGGCTGGCCAACCGTCGCCACCTTATGGAGACTCTGGCCCGGGAATTCAAGCGCAGCAGCCGCGGCGAGGCACCTTTTTCACTGATCATGGTCGATATCGACCACTTCAAGAAATTCAACGACACCTTCGGCCATCAGGCCGGAGATGAAGTCCTGACTGAAATGGCCAACCTGCTGCGCAAGCATCTGCGTGAATACGACCTGGCCGCGCGCTACGGCGGCGAGGAATTCGCCCTGGTCCTGCCGGATTCGAACCTGGAGATGGCCGTGCAGGTGGCGGAGCGACTGCGTACAGCCACCGGCGAACTGAGTTTCGGCGGCAATATGGTGAACGAGAAAATCAGCGTCAGCCTGGGCGTAGCCTGTTATCCTTGCGAAAATATTCATTCTGTGGACGATCTGATCCGCATCGCCGATGACGCGCTCTATCTGGCCAAAAAAGAGGGCCGCGACTGCGTCCGCACCATGCACGATCTTTGACCACAGCTGAAAAATCAAAAAAGCCCCGTGCTGCATGGCGATGTGCTGCACGGGGCTTTTTTCGTGGTGAACTGCGCTACTTGAACTTCTTTTTGGCCGCTTCCCAGGCACCTTTCAGATCCTCCATCGCATGATCAATCCCTTCGCTGATGGAGTGCCAGGCATCACCGCTTGATTTTTTAAGCTCATCAAGGCGGCCGCGCAGATCCTCGCGGCGTTTTTTCAAAGATTGAATCTGTTCATCAAGCTTGATGCGCAGATCGGCATCGGCCTGCTTGGCTTTGGCTTTGAGCTGGTCGATGCGTGCCCCCCATTCATCAAGCTGGGCTTCTATTTTGCGCCGATAAATCTCTTTTTTTTCCTGGGTATCCATCTTTTTCCTCCCAACAAAATCTCCAACAGTTTCGCTTCCTGACAACAATCCAGACGACTTGCACCGTGATGAGTAACATGTGCGTCGCCTCTTCTTCGACATGTGGATCTTTTATGAGGACTTTACCTTAAGGAGGGAGAATTGCAAGCGGACAGGGTCAACTCCAGGGATCCCTTTCGCGGCGCGTTTCCCCTTCATTGGTGACACGGATCGCCGAGGCCCCTTCGACCGGGCAGCGGGTCTCGCAGATGCCGCAGCCGATGC
Protein-coding sequences here:
- a CDS encoding methylenetetrahydrofolate reductase; the encoded protein is MSKLAEKLIAGEFVVTAEVAPPKGVDLDGVLATAACFPPEVVAVNVTDNQGANMRMAPLVVAALLHQGGVEPVLQMTCRDRNRMALQSDLLGAAAFGIKNLLLLSGDHPRFGDHPHARGVFDLDSVQLLQAADRLTAGQDLAGRPLAGSPAFFGGAAVSPQAEPFELMFQKFRKKVEAGARFFQTQAVFCEAPLTRFMEQAAPLRVPVLLGVLLLKNARMARFVHEHVPGVRVPEHLIDRLDGAADPLEEGVRIARETVRLARRHCQGVHLMTLGCEDRISEILC
- a CDS encoding methylenetetrahydrofolate reductase C-terminal domain-containing protein — translated: MIISRQKDKEDLLRHLEGKHKVFLVGCGACATVCKSGGEEEVSQMQEWLVSTGREVTGSVVIDEACHIMRAGRDLRHNRSAVGEADALMVMTCGAGIQSISSHTEKRVIGALDSLFLGNVRRLGQYEEKCSLCGDCILNETAGICPVTNCAKGLLNGPCGGMEEGKCESDRDLDCAWMLIYERLSRQGRKGVFARVVPAKDWGHRHQPGRHKIR
- the folD gene encoding bifunctional methylenetetrahydrofolate dehydrogenase/methenyltetrahydrofolate cyclohydrolase FolD, with translation MAQIIDGKAIAKGIRARIKDETAELKKCDVTPGLAVVLVGDDPASRVYVTMKEKACAEAGIFSDEHKLPAETSEEQLLELVAQLNADERIDGILVQLPLPGHIDESKVLEAISPKKDVDGFHPYNVGRLATGNPLFKPCTPYGVMKMLEHAGVNLTGADVVVVGRSNIVGKPVALMCLAQHATVTICHSRTRDLAQRVRAADVVIAAVGRPEMIKGEWIKPGATVIDVGINRVGEKKLVGDVEFAAASEKAAAITPVPGGVGPMTIAMLLQNTLESAKRRASGCGCGK
- a CDS encoding FmdB family zinc ribbon protein, whose amino-acid sequence is MPMYEYQCDACGQVFEARQKFSDAPLSDCKLCGDGPVTKLISQTAFTLKGGGWYQQGYGSAQEKAPAACAAASGDSGGCASCPKAANE
- a CDS encoding DUF167 domain-containing protein, which gives rise to MNSALTETQEGVIVAVYVQPRASRDEVVGMHGDALRVRLTAPPVEGAANRRCREFLAKLFGVPKSDVALVSGDKSRHKRLLIRGVDAAAAFERLK
- a CDS encoding DivIVA domain-containing protein, with amino-acid sequence MAITPIDIQQHQFKSQLLGYDKAAVDRFLELVADDLERLHLQQQQTREELARAQEELAQMRERESTLKQTLITAQKVTDELRDNARKEVEVIIADAQIRAEQIVREAENRRIGLINEVQELKRQKVSFESGVRALVESHLRLLDLDLLPLSRSEAAQDALQSASSLEELVEGEEHTRSNPKKEDEESDEFGTD
- a CDS encoding YggT family protein — encoded protein: MDILGSLFAAVIRIINLGITLYIYIVIASALISWVNPDPYNPIVRFLRNATDPLLDRIRRVLPVQMGGFDLSPIVLIFGLYLVSALLNSLAIGMTRGF
- a CDS encoding 3-deoxy-7-phosphoheptulonate synthase — protein: MIRTNNLKVKTFTPIVSPSDLKQVFPLSEKAAQFVAASRQQVLDIIHQRDRRLMVVVGPCSIHDPRAAIEYAERLAGLHRELSDDLLLVMRVYFEKPRTTIGWKGLINDPDLNGTHQISKGLGVARRLLSSITDLELPVAGEMLDPITPHYLADLVSWGAIGARTTESQTHREMSSGLSFPIGFKNGTDGNLQIALDAMAAARHSHSFLGINNEGRSSIVHTIGNPDTHIVLRGGNDKPNYSAQDIARVEELLTRNDLNQAIMVDCSHANSRKNHDLQEQVMLDVIDQIKNGNRSICALMIESNIHAGNQPMKQTLSELQYGVSITDKCVDWETTERMLRHAAQQLREHGGRRIS
- a CDS encoding diguanylate cyclase; this encodes MDNAILIVDDSKVGRQHILEILQQNSLFNRYFEAGDGLEGFKKVVAQPVDVVLCDVDMPGIDGFKFLAMVKTREELRDIPVIMLTGKENREDKIRGLELGASDYVTKPFDPGELVARVKVQLKVKSLQDSLKESNQLLLELSNTDPLTRLANRRHLMETLAREFKRSSRGEAPFSLIMVDIDHFKKFNDTFGHQAGDEVLTEMANLLRKHLREYDLAARYGGEEFALVLPDSNLEMAVQVAERLRTATGELSFGGNMVNEKISVSLGVACYPCENIHSVDDLIRIADDALYLAKKEGRDCVRTMHDL